Below is a genomic region from Brassica oleracea var. oleracea cultivar TO1000 chromosome C9, BOL, whole genome shotgun sequence.
AGACACCATGGCAGAGATGAGTCAAGGGTGTTCAGTCTAATTGATTTCGATTACTTTTAGATTCTGGTTTATTTGTGAAACCAAACTAAACTAAAATTAAAGTAGCAAGCAAATTGTTAAAGACAAATTCTAAAAGCCCATAAAATATTCTGATTAAAGAATCTATTCTAAGTTTATAGTCGAAGCTAAAGTGACAAAGAGTCGTCTTTGAGAATACATATCGTTTTACACTAACGGCGTCGTATAAACACCGTCTCCAAATCTTCCGGAGGCACGAAGTATTCTACACCAACATTGCTCCGACACTTCAACGCAGGTCGGCGTTTCCTTGGCGCCGGCGGACACTTCAGTTTCTCCGAGAACTTCGCTTCTTTCGCCGTGGGCGTGATGCAGCACTCTTCGCTACTATTATACTTTTCTTCTTCAGCTTCTGTTTCTCTCTCCGGCTTTCTCAACTTCGTCTTCACCGGTTTAAGCGAA
It encodes:
- the LOC106317351 gene encoding cyclin-dependent protein kinase inhibitor SMR1-like, encoding MGSSKKSQIGRGLDTDCRKWVIAEISIRASLKPVKTKLRKPERETEAEEEKYNSSEECCITPTAKEAKFSEKLKCPPAPRKRRPALKCRSNVGVEYFVPPEDLETVFIRRR